In Brienomyrus brachyistius isolate T26 chromosome 14, BBRACH_0.4, whole genome shotgun sequence, the following proteins share a genomic window:
- the LOC125707955 gene encoding zinc finger protein 513-like, which yields MPRRKQSNPQPVKLDSEDGVTVDNPGSLVLESDFLLGQGLEFGDNDYKIIGFEKDSVAAEIGIPVYSLSDEDCSSYNRLSMESDAEDPRDTESEREEGGGDPSFPSYLSCRHCGELLADPLAAGLGLSGPCCLRCGDGGKVVDGNSPRQDTCSVGDMQDGEQERRLNGGDTGVGGGPPKVHSCELCSFTSRYSNHLKRHMKTHNGEKPYQCPHCTYASAQLVNLQRHVRTHTGEKPYKCEHCVFACNSLGNLKRHQRMHTQDKSNKCGHCDYKASNSLSLKRHVMGHKAEVSSHTAEDMAVSDLTLHGSGDADFLQGYENLKADRQTGSPLDSEGAGEESDTLPELLFPFTCRLCGLVLDDEDGASGRVCSKCALEMLSKEPPDSPGEKADKAFSCASCPFITQYPNHLARHMKTHSGEKPYKCPECDYASAHFDNLKRHHRVHTGEKPYKCHLCDYACGNLANLKRHERIHSGAKPFKCAVCSYSCNQSMNLKRHMLRHTGEKPFKCQQCTYTTGHWDNYKRHQKKHGHSADGWIKVRLPGNEEDEETT from the exons TGGATTCTGAAGATGGCGTCACTGTGGATAACCCCGGAAGCCTTGTTTTGGAGAGTGACTTCCTCCTTGGGCAAGGTTTGGAGTTTGGAGACAATGACTACAAGATTATAGGTTTTGAGAAAG ACTCTGTGGCTGCCGAGATCGGGATCCCGGTGTATTCCCTGAGTGATGAGGACTGTTCCAGCTACAACCGGCTCAGCATGGAGAGCGATGCGGAGGATCCTCGCGACACGGAGAGCGAGCGGGAGGAAGGAGGTGGGGACCCATCCTTTCCATCATACCTCTCCTGCAGGCATTGCGGCGAGCTGCTAGCCGACCCCCTGGCTGCAGGGCTGGGTCTGTCAGGTCCCTGCTGCCTACGGTGTGGCGATGGGGGCAAGGTGGTGGATGGTAACAGTCCCAGACAGGATACATGCTCAGTGGGTGACATGCAGGACGGCGAGCAGGAGCGCAGGCTGAATGGCGGCGACACAGGTGTTGGAGGTGGCCCCCCGAAGGTGCACTCCTGCGAGCTCTGCAGCTTCACCTCGCGCTACTCCAaccacctgaagaggcacatgaAGACCCACAACGGCGAGAAGCCGTACCAGTGTCCGCACTGCACCTATGCTTCTGCCCAGCTGGTCAACCTGCAGCGGCACGTCCGCACGCACACCGGCGAGAAGCCCTACAAATGCGAGCACTGCGTCTTTGCCTGCAACTCCCTGGGCAACCTGAAGAGGCACCAGCGCATGCACACGCAGGACAAGTCCAACAAGTGCGGCCATTGTGACTATAAAGCCAGCAACAGCCTCAGCCTCAAACGTCACGTGATGGGTCATAAGGCGGAGGTTTCCAGTCACACAGCTGAag ATATGGCGGTGTCGGACTTGAcgctgcacgggagcggtgaTGCAGATTTCCTCCAGGGCTACGAGAACCTGAAAGCTGACCGGCAGACAGGCAGCCCGTTGGACAGCGAGGGCGCTGGCGAGGAGTCGGACACCCTCCCCGAACTGCTGTTCCCATTTACCTGCCGCCTCTGCGGCCTGGTCCTGGACGACGAGGACGGGGCCTCAGGCCGGGTGTGCAGCAAGTGCGCCCTAGAGATGCTGTCCAAGGAGCCGCCCGACAGCCCCGGCGAGAAGGCTGACAAGGCATTCTCATGCGCCTCCTGCCCCTTCATCACTCAGTACCCCAACCACCTGGCGCGGCACATGAAGACGCACAGCGGCGAAAAGCCCTACAAGTGCCCTGAGTGCGACTATGCCTCGGCACACTTCGACAACCTCAAACGGCACCACCGCGTGCACACGGGCGAGAAGCCCTACAAGTGCCACCTCTGTGACTACGCCTGCGGCAACCTGGCCAACCTCAAGCGTCACGAGCGCATCCACTCGGGCGCCAAGCCTTTCAAGTGCGCAGTGTGCAGCTACAGCTGCAACCAGAGCATGAACCTCAAGCGGCACATGCTGAGGCACACGGGCGAGAAGCCCTTCAAGTGCCAGCAGTGCACCTACACCACCGGCCACTGGGACAACTATAAACGGCACCAGAAGAAGCACGGCCACTCGGCCGACGGCTGGATTAAGGTGCGGCTGCCGGGCaatgaggaggatgaggagacgACGTAG